Proteins from a genomic interval of Deinococcus budaensis:
- the folB gene encoding dihydroneopterin aldolase has protein sequence MSRVVLEGLEFHARHGVYETEAALGARFVIDAELHWAFAGIPDELGAAVNYAAAYAAIREEVTGERHQLIEVLTDRIARRLLRDHPRLEAVTVRVHKPFAPLPGVFRDVYAELTLRQGELESGG, from the coding sequence ATGAGCCGCGTCGTCCTGGAGGGTCTGGAGTTTCACGCCCGGCACGGCGTGTACGAGACGGAAGCGGCGCTGGGGGCGCGCTTCGTGATTGACGCCGAGCTGCACTGGGCCTTTGCGGGCATTCCCGACGAGCTGGGGGCCGCCGTGAACTACGCCGCCGCCTACGCCGCCATCCGCGAGGAGGTGACAGGCGAGCGCCACCAACTGATCGAGGTGCTGACCGACCGCATCGCCCGCCGTCTGCTGCGCGACCACCCCCGGCTGGAGGCCGTGACCGTGCGCGTCCACAAACCCTTCGCGCCGTTGCCGGGCGTCTTCCGCGACGTGTATGCCGAACTGACCCTGCGGCAGGGCGAGCTGGAGTCTGGCGGGTGA
- the folK gene encoding 2-amino-4-hydroxy-6-hydroxymethyldihydropteridine diphosphokinase, with amino-acid sequence MSEVAFVALGANLGDALGALRRAREDLAALGTLTGVSALYRTAPLGGPPGQPDYLNAAVRLETALAAGDLLVALHAAEARAGRVRRARWGARTLDLDLLLYGARVSPDPRLTLPHPRAWDRAFVLAPLADLDPGLPHPQTGETVAEALQRVGLGGVTRASAAW; translated from the coding sequence GTGAGCGAGGTCGCCTTCGTCGCCCTGGGGGCCAACCTGGGCGACGCGCTGGGGGCGCTGCGCCGGGCCAGGGAAGACCTCGCCGCGCTGGGCACCCTGACAGGGGTCAGCGCCCTGTACCGCACGGCGCCGCTGGGCGGTCCCCCCGGTCAGCCCGACTACCTCAACGCGGCCGTGCGGCTGGAGACGGCGCTGGCTGCGGGCGACCTGCTGGTCGCCCTGCACGCCGCCGAGGCCCGCGCCGGGCGGGTGCGGCGCGCGCGCTGGGGCGCGCGCACCCTCGACCTCGACCTGCTGCTGTACGGCGCGCGGGTGTCCCCGGACCCCCGGCTGACCCTCCCGCATCCGCGCGCCTGGGACCGGGCCTTCGTGCTCGCGCCGCTGGCCGACCTCGACCCCGGCTTGCCGCACCCCCAGACCGGGGAAACGGTCGCCGAAGCTTTGCAGCGCGTCGGCCTGGGCGGGGTCACGCGGGCCTCGGCAGCGTGGTGA